In the genome of Cryptomeria japonica chromosome 8, Sugi_1.0, whole genome shotgun sequence, one region contains:
- the LOC131046374 gene encoding piriformospora indica-insensitive protein 2, whose translation MAALCVWLLFLSINGEPDDYAVPTLESTEQEAAYKVLEAINSEIEWRKLYPDNLCTGGPHGVVCGWDTGEEKWHIVEMSLGWVADSDNNPPCGTNAGFTPHLADLRHVRKLFFYRCFVNAKVKVPDYLGALQENLEELVFQDNPAMEGTLPAEIVTLSALRRFILSGSGVGGSIPAKLGNLKKLQQLVLSDNAFAGKIPCSVGELKELVILDLSRNELEGAVPSQISKLVSLAKLDLSFNRLNGTITPGLAQLKTLEFLDLSHNNFSGGVPSFLAELPNLADLHLSGNPLGGALPDVWGRPGLKLRSLGLSSAELVGMIPESIGDMKELNYIALDNNRLTGFIPARFGKMPHVYEMKLSNNDLAGFVPFSIDFVKKMGKGLHLEGNSGLYGYSCYSTLPLPQPTRPQTGGTSQIYTFVLPKLFLQMVFVALVFV comes from the coding sequence ATGGCGGCTCTGTGTGTCTGGCTCCTCTTTCTGTCAATTAACGGAGAACCAGATGATTATGCAGTACCGACCTTGGAAAGCACAGAGCAGGAAGCGGCATACAAGGTGCTGGAGGCCATAAATTCTGAGATCGAGTGGAGAAAATTGTATCCAGATAATCTGTGCACAGGAGGACCTCATGGTGTGGTGTGCGGGTGGGACACAGGCGAGGAAAAATGGCATATCGTGGAAATGAGTCTCGGCTGGGTGGCGGATTCGGATAATAACCCTCCCTGTGGCACAAATGCAGGGTTTACTCCTCATCTCGCAGACCTCCGCCATGTCCGCAAGCTTTTCTTCTACAGATGCTTCGTTAATGCAAAGGTGAAAGTGCCTGATTACCTTGGAGCTTTGCAGGAAAATCTTGAGGAGCTTGTGTTTCAGGATAATCCGGCAATGGAAGGCACTTTGCCTGCAGAAATAGTCACGCTTAGTGCCCTAAGGCGTTTTATTCTGTCAGGAAGCGGCGTTGGAGGCTCCATTCCTGCAAAGCTTGGGAATCTGAAGAAGCTTCAACAGCTTGTTCTGAGTGATAATGCTTTTGCCGGAAAGATTCCTTGTTCTGTAGGGGAGTTAAAGGAGCTGGTCATTTTGGATCTCAGCCGTAATGAGCTTGAAGGAGCCGTGCCTTCACAGATTTCAAAGCTTGTCAGTTTGGCTAAGCTGGACCTGAGTTTTAACCGTCTGAACGGCACCATTACTCCTGGTTTAGCGCAGCTAAAAACCCTAGAATTTCTTGATTTGAGCCATAATAATTTCTCAGGAGGCGTGCCCTCATTTTTGGCCGAATTGCCAAATTTAGCAGATCTTCATCTCAGCGGGAATCCTCTCGGCGGAGCTTTGCCAGACGTGTGGGGTCGCCCAGGGTTAAAGCTGAGAAGCCTGGGGCTATCTTCTGCAGAACTGGTGGGAATGATACCGGAATCCATTGGTGACATGAAAGAGCTTAACTATATTGCCCTTGATAACAATAGGCTCACCGGTTTTATTCCGGCAAGGTTTGGTAAAATGCCCCATGTTTATGAGATGAAGCTGAGTAACAATGATCTTGCAGGATTTGTGCCCTTCTCCATTGATTTTGTCAAGAAAATGGGCAAAGGGCTCCATCTAGAAGGTAATTCTGGTTTGTATGGTTATTCCTGTTACTCTACTTTGCCTCTTCCCCAGCCAACGAGGCCGCAAACAGGCGGGACCAGCCAAATTTACACATTCGTCCTTCCCAAATTGTTTCTGCAAATGGTTTTTGTTGCTCTGGTTTTTGTTTAA